One window of Rasiella rasia genomic DNA carries:
- the ubiE gene encoding bifunctional demethylmenaquinone methyltransferase/2-methoxy-6-polyprenyl-1,4-benzoquinol methylase UbiE: MEEKVTPYKDTDRTKKEQVEQMFDTISGNYDGLNRVISLGIDQKWRRKVIKLVAKENPTSVLDIATGTGDLALQFAEKTSASKIVGLDLSEGMLSVARKKIENSSFSARLKFVKGDSEALPFNDNSFDAITVSFGVRNFETLEKGLAEIYRVLSPKGKFVILETSVPTKFPWKQGYHVYSKGVLPVIGRLFSKDKVAYKYLSESAAVFPHGDALNNILRKIGFIEVENKPQTFGVATIYTASK, from the coding sequence ATGGAAGAGAAAGTAACACCTTATAAAGACACAGATCGAACTAAAAAGGAACAGGTTGAACAAATGTTCGATACTATTTCTGGCAATTACGATGGGTTAAATCGTGTTATTTCATTAGGTATAGATCAAAAATGGAGAAGAAAAGTAATTAAACTTGTTGCAAAAGAAAACCCTACCAGCGTCCTTGATATTGCAACGGGCACAGGCGATCTTGCGCTTCAATTTGCAGAAAAAACTTCCGCTTCCAAAATTGTAGGGTTAGACCTCTCTGAAGGAATGCTCTCTGTTGCCCGAAAGAAAATTGAAAATAGCAGCTTTTCAGCACGATTAAAATTCGTAAAAGGCGATAGTGAAGCTCTTCCATTTAACGACAATAGTTTTGATGCAATTACCGTGTCTTTTGGGGTACGTAATTTTGAAACTTTAGAAAAAGGACTCGCTGAGATTTATCGCGTACTTTCTCCAAAAGGAAAATTTGTTATTCTAGAAACATCGGTACCAACCAAATTTCCTTGGAAGCAAGGCTATCACGTATACTCTAAAGGAGTATTACCAGTTATAGGCCGATTATTTTCCAAAGACAAAGTCGCCTACAAATATTTAAGCGAAAGTGCAGCTGTTTTTCCGCATGGCGATGCACTCAACAATATTTTACGAAAAATTGGGTTTATAGAGGTGGAAAATAAACCGCAAACCTTTGGTGTTGCCACCATTTATACGGCAAGCAAGTAA
- the trkA gene encoding Trk system potassium transporter TrkA: MKIIIAGAGEVGFHLAKLLSYESQDITLIDNKRDTLTYADTHLDIRVIKGDATSISTLKDAKINNSDLVIAVTSSETTNITVCVLAKQLGAKRTIARISNTEFLDNKDEVGFKKFGIDELISPESLAANEIALLLNQSGFNDTYEFENGALIMIGLSLSRTAAFVDKTVKEVGNLFPELEYVPLAIQRFGTQYTVIPRGDTMFKEGDQVYFTTTQKGVDEIFKLTGKVKMEIKNVMILGGSKIGYKTANDLCKNSFRVKLIENNKVKAFEIADEIPSCLVINGDGRNVELLMEESIADMDAFISVTGNSETNIMSCLVAKSKGVKKAIALVENMDYFQLSQSIGIDTLINKKLLAANTIFRYVRKGEVVAMTKLNNMNAELLEFVVTPNSNVSGKVIKDIDLPRSAIIGGVVRDGAGLIALGDFKILSGDRVVICCLPQSISKVEKLFV, from the coding sequence ATGAAAATTATAATTGCCGGTGCTGGCGAAGTTGGCTTTCACTTAGCCAAATTGTTATCGTATGAGTCGCAAGACATTACTTTAATTGATAACAAGAGAGATACACTTACCTATGCCGATACGCACTTAGACATACGAGTGATAAAGGGAGATGCTACGTCTATTTCGACTTTAAAAGACGCCAAAATCAATAATTCAGATTTGGTGATTGCTGTAACCAGCAGCGAAACTACCAATATTACTGTTTGTGTTTTGGCGAAACAGCTAGGAGCAAAACGTACTATTGCACGTATTTCTAACACAGAATTTTTGGACAATAAAGATGAGGTTGGTTTCAAAAAATTTGGAATCGATGAGCTCATTTCTCCAGAATCTCTAGCAGCTAATGAAATTGCATTGTTGCTTAATCAAAGTGGCTTTAATGATACCTATGAGTTCGAAAATGGTGCCCTTATCATGATTGGCTTAAGCTTATCTCGTACGGCAGCATTTGTAGATAAAACGGTAAAAGAAGTTGGTAATTTGTTTCCAGAATTAGAGTATGTACCATTAGCGATACAACGCTTTGGAACCCAGTATACAGTGATTCCTAGAGGTGATACTATGTTTAAGGAAGGAGATCAAGTGTATTTTACAACTACTCAGAAAGGTGTAGATGAAATCTTTAAACTCACAGGGAAAGTAAAAATGGAAATTAAGAATGTAATGATTCTTGGTGGAAGTAAAATTGGGTACAAAACAGCAAACGATTTATGTAAAAATAGCTTTCGTGTAAAGCTTATTGAAAACAATAAAGTAAAAGCCTTTGAAATCGCAGACGAAATACCTAGTTGCCTGGTAATAAATGGCGATGGTAGAAACGTCGAGCTACTTATGGAAGAATCTATTGCAGATATGGATGCCTTTATTTCGGTTACAGGTAACAGCGAAACAAATATCATGTCTTGTTTAGTAGCCAAAAGTAAGGGTGTAAAAAAAGCAATTGCTTTGGTAGAGAATATGGACTATTTTCAACTTTCGCAATCCATAGGTATTGATACCCTCATTAATAAAAAACTGTTAGCTGCAAATACTATTTTTAGATACGTTCGTAAAGGAGAAGTGGTTGCAATGACTAAACTTAACAACATGAATGCTGAACTGTTAGAATTTGTTGTAACTCCAAATTCTAATGTTTCTGGAAAAGTAATAAAAGATATAGATCTGCCGCGTTCTGCTATAATAGGTGGTGTTGTTAGAGACGGAGCTGGGTTAATAGCATTAGGTGATTTTAAAATACTTAGTGGCGACCGTGTGGTAATTTGTTGTTTGCCACAATCAATCTCTAAGGTTGAAAAACTCTTCGTATAA
- a CDS encoding TrkH family potassium uptake protein → MRPIASLNYRIILHLLGLLLLVNGGFMLLSALISMLYADGVALEIMLAGITTLVVGGISMLATRKHRKELQKREGYIIVTFGWITMALAGTLPYLFTGAIPGFTNAFFETMSGYTTTGASILSDIESLPEGVLFWRSITHWIGGMGIIVLAIAILPLLGIGGMQLFTAEAPGPGGDKLHPRITDTAKRLWLIYVGYTVAETILLKLAGMSLFDAMNHSLSTLSTGGFSTKNASVAHWNDQPIIQYIIIVFMFLAGTNFVLSYFAFKARFRRILHDDEFKWYAAFVGIFTVIAGLIIYFQADLANSTIAHPMVWGPAESAFRHAAFQVLAVITTTGFVSADYTVWTPFLTIFFFGLMFLGGSAGSTSGGVKIVRHLIMIKNGILEFKRTLHPNAILQVRYNNRLIQEPIVYNILGFFILYMLSFILGVLVFSWLGLDYKTALGGAASTLGNVGPALGDLGPVENYGALPTVAKWWATFLMLIGRLELFTVLILFTPFFWRNR, encoded by the coding sequence ATGCGCCCCATTGCCTCCTTAAATTACAGAATTATATTACACCTTCTTGGGCTATTACTCTTAGTTAATGGAGGGTTTATGTTGCTCTCTGCACTTATTAGTATGTTATATGCAGATGGAGTAGCATTAGAAATAATGCTTGCAGGTATTACTACGCTAGTAGTGGGTGGTATTTCAATGTTGGCCACTAGAAAGCATAGAAAGGAACTTCAAAAAAGGGAAGGATATATAATTGTAACTTTTGGATGGATAACCATGGCACTTGCAGGTACATTGCCCTACCTTTTTACGGGGGCAATTCCAGGCTTTACTAATGCTTTCTTCGAAACTATGAGCGGGTACACCACGACGGGTGCTTCTATTTTAAGCGACATTGAAAGTCTGCCGGAAGGAGTACTTTTCTGGAGAAGTATTACCCATTGGATTGGTGGTATGGGTATTATTGTGCTAGCCATTGCAATTTTACCCCTTTTGGGAATAGGCGGAATGCAATTGTTTACCGCTGAAGCCCCGGGGCCAGGAGGAGATAAATTACATCCTAGAATTACCGATACAGCAAAACGGTTATGGCTTATATATGTTGGGTATACTGTTGCCGAAACTATATTACTGAAACTAGCAGGAATGAGTTTGTTTGATGCAATGAATCACTCATTGAGCACATTGAGTACAGGTGGTTTTTCTACAAAAAATGCAAGTGTAGCTCATTGGAATGACCAACCCATAATACAGTATATTATTATTGTATTTATGTTTTTGGCAGGAACAAATTTTGTTTTAAGCTACTTTGCATTTAAAGCAAGGTTTAGAAGAATTCTTCATGATGATGAATTTAAATGGTATGCCGCATTTGTTGGAATTTTTACAGTTATCGCTGGACTTATAATTTATTTTCAAGCAGATCTCGCAAACTCAACAATAGCACACCCAATGGTGTGGGGCCCTGCAGAAAGTGCTTTTAGGCATGCGGCATTTCAGGTGTTAGCCGTAATTACAACTACTGGTTTTGTTTCCGCAGATTATACAGTTTGGACTCCTTTCTTGACAATATTTTTCTTTGGGTTAATGTTTCTTGGTGGATCAGCTGGCTCGACTTCAGGAGGTGTTAAAATTGTACGACATCTTATTATGATTAAAAATGGTATACTTGAATTTAAGCGTACGTTACACCCCAATGCGATTCTTCAGGTTAGATATAATAATCGCCTCATTCAAGAACCAATTGTATACAACATTCTTGGCTTTTTTATTTTGTATATGCTTTCTTTTATTCTTGGGGTCTTGGTTTTTTCATGGCTTGGTTTAGATTACAAAACCGCTCTCGGTGGTGCGGCATCTACTCTAGGTAACGTAGGGCCAGCATTGGGTGATTTAGGACCAGTAGAAAACTATGGTGCTTTGCCTACAGTGGCTAAATGGTGGGCCACATTTTTAATGCTTATAGGGAGGTTAGAACTTTTTACAGTTCTTATTTTATTCACACCTTTCTTTTGGAGAAATCGATAA
- a CDS encoding DUF3667 domain-containing protein, with amino-acid sequence MADDSIVKKEKKVGKNSRKHYKYRSNTCLNCSQPLDLSDVYCPYCSQLNSTKQLSLKDFFGEFFNSIVSYDSRLRYTISDLLFKPGTITRRYVGGKRLRYANPFRFFLSVSIIYFLLSNLITSISPNASPFINVDENKTEQVREELQEATEKVTEDIENNAAKVLEELNENDGELNEQIKKNVNVGLLALQELKQDSLAKKTKDSLAEVAKEKKKEKEKPFVAMSEAALDTINWSNRIVERFVTYNKFYEQTEIKDVSVALDSMGHKNTSFNRWVYNKNKTIDKIKEEPYVFMNYVLGKVPFFIFFFTPVFALFFWLIYSKKKYSYVEHMIFIFHIFSFLFLAMLIALIPDALMGNEILVSLLFMLIGPFYFYKALRNFYKQGRLITIVKFIFLNFVFLISVNIAALLFFAVTAAVY; translated from the coding sequence ATGGCAGATGATTCCATAGTAAAGAAGGAAAAAAAAGTCGGCAAAAATAGTCGTAAGCACTACAAGTACCGAAGTAATACCTGTCTCAACTGTTCACAGCCGTTAGACTTAAGCGACGTCTATTGCCCCTATTGCTCGCAGTTAAATAGCACCAAACAACTTTCATTAAAAGATTTTTTTGGTGAGTTTTTTAATAGTATCGTGAGCTACGATTCTAGACTGCGGTACACCATTTCAGACTTATTGTTTAAACCAGGAACTATTACTAGAAGGTATGTTGGAGGAAAACGTCTGAGATACGCAAATCCGTTTCGTTTTTTTCTAAGCGTTTCTATTATATATTTCTTGCTTAGTAATCTTATCACTAGTATTTCGCCAAATGCAAGCCCTTTTATTAATGTAGATGAAAACAAAACGGAGCAAGTTCGAGAGGAGCTTCAAGAAGCTACCGAAAAAGTAACGGAAGACATTGAGAATAACGCAGCTAAAGTGTTAGAAGAGCTCAATGAAAATGATGGTGAATTAAACGAGCAAATTAAAAAGAATGTAAATGTAGGTTTACTCGCTTTACAAGAATTGAAACAAGATAGCCTCGCAAAAAAAACAAAAGATTCATTGGCTGAAGTCGCCAAAGAAAAGAAAAAGGAAAAGGAAAAGCCCTTTGTAGCGATGTCTGAAGCCGCTTTAGATACTATTAACTGGTCTAATAGAATTGTTGAGCGATTTGTGACCTACAATAAGTTTTATGAACAAACAGAAATTAAAGACGTATCTGTAGCACTCGATAGTATGGGGCACAAAAATACCTCTTTCAACAGATGGGTATACAATAAAAATAAAACCATAGATAAAATAAAAGAAGAACCGTATGTGTTTATGAATTACGTTCTGGGTAAAGTTCCGTTCTTCATATTTTTCTTTACACCTGTGTTTGCATTATTCTTTTGGCTGATATATTCTAAAAAGAAATACAGTTATGTAGAACACATGATTTTTATCTTCCATATTTTCAGCTTTCTGTTTTTAGCAATGCTTATAGCGTTAATACCTGACGCATTAATGGGTAATGAGATTTTAGTTTCTTTATTATTTATGCTTATTGGTCCGTTTTACTTTTATAAGGCGCTTCGAAATTTTTATAAGCAAGGACGCCTAATTACAATTGTAAAATTTATATTTTTAAACTTCGTTTTTTTAATTAGCGTAAACATTGCCGCACTCTTGTTTTTTGCAGTTACGGCAGCAGTATATTAG
- the apaG gene encoding Co2+/Mg2+ efflux protein ApaG: MVQQVTKGIKISVASRFQGVIDYSLKHGYAFSYTITIENQSKDIVQLISRKWEIKDALNNTEYVEGDGVVGLQPILQPGEAHTYSSGCILQAPVGSMQGSYKMMNFTTGDFFSVIIPVFKLNAAFAMN, translated from the coding sequence ATGGTTCAACAAGTAACAAAAGGAATTAAAATTTCGGTTGCCAGCAGGTTTCAAGGCGTCATAGATTATAGCCTTAAACATGGATATGCTTTTTCGTATACTATTACTATTGAAAATCAAAGTAAAGATATTGTTCAATTAATTTCACGAAAATGGGAAATTAAAGATGCCCTTAACAACACAGAGTATGTAGAAGGCGATGGCGTAGTTGGATTGCAACCCATATTGCAACCTGGCGAAGCACATACATATAGCAGTGGATGTATTCTACAAGCTCCTGTAGGCAGTATGCAGGGCAGTTACAAAATGATGAATTTTACTACAGGCGATTTTTTTTCAGTCATTATCCCAGTTTTTAAGCTGAATGCTGCTTTCGCAATGAATTAA